In Penicillium oxalicum strain HP7-1 chromosome I, whole genome shotgun sequence, a single window of DNA contains:
- a CDS encoding Major facilitator superfamily multidrug transporter mdrA: MTTELKTEASGPGSSLPQSIPFWRMVTQPGAITQEVYDHPYAGSGTEDDPYAVQWMPKDFRNPTQLSKPMKWGITMVAAMETLVVALVSSAYTGGILQIQREFHIDTEVATLGVSLYVLGFALGPLIWAPMSELYGRQLVFISTYCGLTVFCAATIGAKNSASLLIFRFLAGAFGSSPFTNSGGVIADMFLAQERGLALSAFALAPFLGPVIGPIAGGFLGMKAGWKWVMGLLSILCAVMWICGAALKPETYAPVLLRQRAKTLSKMTGKVYVSKLDIDQGRPVPKEALKTALSRPFILLFSEPIVMLLSIYLAIIYGTLYMLFGAFPIVYQLHRGWNQGVSALAFLGVMIGMLAAIAYSIPENSRYTKLLQKNGGYSPPESRLPPCMIASVALPIGLFWFAWTNSPSVHWLASIAAGVPFGFGMVLVFLSVFNYLIDAYTIFAASVLAANSLLRSLFGFAFPLFTSYMFKNLGIHWAACIPAFLALICVPFPFILYKKGLAIRKHCKYSAQSEAFVQNLLKGMATANTTEVVSPEDDEGDQSTMDEAMTRVPSAAKEDPTVTSHALDKDTVAERLSLDRPLSRVDTRMSQIQRISTYEGNPYNIDRVHTRESFR; encoded by the coding sequence ATGACGACAGAATTGAAGACAGAGGCCTCGGGCCCTGGATCTTCACTGCCACAGTCCATCCCTTTCTGGCGCATGGTCACTCAACCCGGCGCGATTACACAAGAGGTCTACGACCATCCCTACGCTGGGTCGGGGACTGAGGATGATCCGTATGCCGTGCAATGGATGCCCAAGGACTTTCGCAACCCTACTCAACTGAGCAAGCCCATGAAATGGGGAATCACCATGGTTGCGGCCATGGAGACTCTAGTGGTGGCCTTGGTCTCTTCGGCATACACTGGCGGTATCCTTCAGATTCAGCGCGAATTCCACATCGACACTGAAGTCGCGACCTTGGGTGTTTCGCTGTACGTCTTGGGCTTTGCCTTGGGTCCCCTGATCTGGGCGCCCATGAGTGAATTGTACGGTCGTCAGCTTGTCTTTATCTCGACCTACTGCGGCTTGACGGTCTTCTGCGCAGCGACCATTGGAGCTAAAAACAGTGCATCCCTGCTGATCTTTCGATTCCTGGCCGGCGCCTTTGGGTCGTCCCCCTTCACCAACTCCGGCGGCGTGATTGCCGACATGTTCCTAGCTCAGGAGCGAGGACTGGCGTTGTCGGCCTTCGCACTGGCTCCCTTCTTGGGCCCCGTCATTGGGCCCATCGCCGGTGGTTTCTTGGGTATGAAGGCGGGATGGAAGTGGGTGATGGGCCTGCTGAGCATCCTGTGCGCCGTGATGTGGATTTGCGGAGCAGCACTCAAGCCAGAGACGTACGCCCCCGTTCTCCTTCGCCAGCGAGCCAAGACTCTCTCCAAGATGACCGGCAAAGTGTACGTGAGCAAGCTCGACATTGACCAAGGTCGCCCTGTCCCCAAGGAAGCCTTGAAGACCGCCCTTTCCCGCCCTTTCATCCTTCTCTTCAGCGAGCCCATTGTGATGCTGCTTTCCATCTATCTCGCCATCATCTACGGCACGCTTTACATGCTGTTCGGCGCTTTCCCTATCGTCTATCAACTCCATCGCGGATGGAACCAGGGCGTATCTGCATTGGCCTTCCTGGGCGTGATGATCGGCATGTTGGCCGCCATCGCCTACTCCATTCCCGAGAACAGCCGGTATACCAAGCTCCTCCAAAAGAACGGGGGCTACTCCCCCCCCGAGAGCCGTCTGCCTCCCTGCATGATCGCCTCGGTGGCCCTCCCGATTGGACTTTTCTGGTTCGCCTGGACCAACTCGCCCTCGGTGCACTGGCTTGCGAGCATTGCTGCCGGAGTTCCTTTCGGCTTTGGCATGGTCCTCGTGTTCCTGAGTGTGTTCAACTACCTCATTGACGCCTACACAATTTTCGCCGCGTCGGTACTGGCGGCCAACTCGTTACTGCGATCCCTCTTTGGTTTCGccttccctctcttcaccagcTACATGTTCAAGAACTTGGGCATCCACTGGGCGGCGTGTATCCCCGCCTTCCTGGCCTTGATCTGTGTGCCTTTCCCCTTCATCCTGTACAAGAAGGGCCTGGCGATCCGTAAGCACTGCAAGTACTCCGCTCAGTCTGAGGCCTTTGTGCAGAATCTGCTCAAGGGAATGGCCACCGCCAACACAACAGAGGTGGTTTCTcccgaagacgacgagggTGATCAATCCACCATGGATGAAGCCATGACTCGTGTTCCTTCCGCAGCCAAGGAAGACCCCACGGTGACATCCCACGCCTTGGACAAAGATACCGTTGCCGAAAGACTCTCCCTGGATCGCCCTCTGTCCCGCGTCGACACGCGCATGTCCCAGATTCAACGGATTTCAACCTACGAGGGTAATCCTTATAACATTGACCGTGTCCACACCCGTGAATCATTCCGGTAA
- a CDS encoding Chitin synthase C: MAHPRPGSSQSSRTQTPDRLQSPSVGEVHNPYAVSEPLQNEYGHEEKNYLTESSQSLLYPSQPSPLGDSFDERYTSSESLRRYTLQDPGAAVFHDGSHPDPAVATGFFPSQSGVSTPMSETPSEAWQHRQQTAASGLRRYPTRKIKLVQGSVLSVDYPVPSAIQNAIQQEYRESEEGFPEEFSHLRYTAATCDPDEFTLRNGYNLRPAMYNRHTELLIAITYYNEDKVLTARTLHGVMQNIRDIVNLKKSEFWNKGGPAWQKIVVTLVFDGIDPCDKNTLDMLATIGVYQDGIMKRSVDGRETVAHIFEYTTQLSVTSSQQLIRPHGDESTNLPPVQMIFCLKQKNSKKINSHRWLFNAFCRILNPEVVILIDAGTKPGKKSLLALWESFYNDKNLGGSCGEIHAMLGKGWKNLMNPLVAAQNFEYKISNILDKPLESAFGYVSVLPGAFSAYRYRAIMGRPLEQYFHGDHTLSKQLGKKGIEGMNIFKKNMFLAEDRILCFELVAKAGFKWHLTYVKASKGETDVPEGTAEFIGQRRRWLNGSFAASLYAMIHFSRIYKSGHNLIRLFFLHIQMVYNFVGLVMTWFSLASFWLTTSVIMDLVGTPSESNRNKGWPFGNEATPIVNNFLKYGYVFFLMLQFILALGNRPKGSRLFYTLSFLYFSIIQSYILVLSFYLVKNAFTGGTLDFDLSQGVGAFLSSFFSSSGAGIVLIALVSTYGFYFLASFLYMDPWHMFTSSWAYFGGMTCSINILMVYAFCNWHDVSWGTKGSDKSEALPEAQTKKDDTKSNFIEEVDKPQADIDSQFEATVKRALAPFIPPEESHEKSMDDSYKAFRTNLVLLWIFSNLILTLCITSEGIDRFCLTNKSTVRTANYFAAILWTTAGLSIFRFLGSLYFLAKSGILCCVSRR, translated from the exons ATGGCCCATCCGCGACCCGGCTCGTCGCAATCCTCGCGCACGCAGACCCCAGATCGGCTGCAGTCCCCTTCCGTCGGCGAGGTGCACAATCCATACGCGGTCAGCGAACCTTTACAG AACGAATACGGCcacgaagaaaagaactATCTGACCGAAAGCTCCCAATCGCTTCTTTACCCCAGTCAACCCAGCCCGCTCGGTGACTCTTTTGATGAACGATACACTTCCTCCGAATCTTTACGGCGATACACTCTGCAAGATCCTGGAGCTGCCGTCTTTCACGATGGCTCACATCCGGATCCTGCGGTCGCGACGggcttcttcccctcccagTCGGGGGTGTCCACGCCCATGTCGGAGACGCCATCCGAGGCTTGGCAGCACCGCCAACAGACCGCCGCATCGGGTCTGCGCCGCTATCCTACCCGCAAGATCAAATTAGTGCAAGGGTCCGTGTTGAGTGTGGACTATCCGGTCCCGAGTGCCATCCAGAATGCCATTCAACAGGAGTATCGAGAGTCGGAGGAAGGGTTTCCGGAGGAGTTCTCGCACCTTCGCT ATACGGCGGCAACCTGTGACCCGGATGAATTCACCCTGCGCAATGGATACAATCTCCGTCCGGCGATGTACAACCGACATACCGAGCTATTGATCGCGATCACTTACTACAACGAGGATAAAGTTCTCACCGCTCGAACACTCCATGGCGTCATGCAGAACATTCGCGATATCGTGAACCTGAAAAAGTCTGAGTTCTGGAACAAGGGGGGCCCGGCCTGGCAGAAGATTGTGGTTACCTTGGTATTTGACGGTATCGATCCCTGCGACAAGAACACGCTGGACATGCTCGCAACGATTGGTGTCTACCAAGATGGTATCATGAAGCGATCCGTGGATGGACGAGAGACCGTCGCTCATATT TTCGAGTACACCACTCAGCTCTCCGTCACGTCGAGCCAGCAACTGATTCGTCCCCACGGCGACGAGTCCACGAATCTGCCTCCAGTGCAAATGATCTTTTGCCTAAAGCAGAAAAATagcaagaagatcaactCCCATCGATGGTTGTTCAACGCATTTTGTCGCATTCTCAACCCGGAAGTGGTGATTCTGATTGATGCCGGTACGAAACCGGGCAAGAAATCGCTACTAGCTCTCTGGGAATCCTTCTACAATGACAAGAACCTCGGCGGATCCTGTGGTGAGATCCATGCGATGCTGGGCAAAGGATGGAAAAACTTGATGAATCCCCTGGTCGCAGCGCAGAATTTTGAGTATAAAATCTCAAACATTCTGGATAAGCCGCTAGAATCGGCTTTTGGCTATGTGTCTGTGCTGCCCGGTGCCTTCTCAGCATATCGCTACCGTGCGATCATGGGTCGTCCTCTCGAACAGTATTTCCACGGCGATCACACCCTCTCGAAACAACTCGGCAAAAAAGGTATCGAAGGTATGAACATCTTCAAAAAGAACATGTTCCTTGCCGAGGATCGCATTCTGTGCTTCGAGCTGGTGGCCAAGGCAGGCTTTAAATGGCATCTCACCTACGTCAAAGCATCCAAGGGAGAAACAGACGTACCCGAAGGTACCGCGGAATTTATTGGCCAACGACGGCGCTGGCTTAACGGATCTTTCGCGGCCAGTCTCTACGCGATGATCCACTTCAGTCGCATTTACAAGAGTGGACACAACCTAAtccgcctcttcttccttcacaTTCAAATGGTCTACAATTTTGTGGGCCTAGTCATGACCTGGTTTTCATTGG CATCGTTCTGGTTGACCACGTCTGTGATTATGGATCTTGTGGGTACCCCAAGTGAGAGCAACCGTAACAAAGGGTGGCCGTTCGGCAACGAAGCCACCCCGATCGTGAATAATTTCTTGAAATATGGAtatgtcttcttcttgatgctCCAGTTCATCTTGGCCCTGGGTAACCGACCGAAAGG ATCTCGCTTGTTCTACACGCTTTCCTTCTTATATTTCAGCATTATTCAGTCTTACATCCTGGTCTTATCCTTCTACCTGGTCAAAAACGCCTTTACTGGAGGAACGTTGGACTTTGATCTGAGTCAAGGCGTTGGCGcctttctctcctcattcTTCAGCTCCTCCGGTGCCGGCATCGTTCTGATTGCCTTGGTGTCTACCTATGGCTTCTATTTCCTTGCCAGTTTCCTGTATATGGACCCCTGGCACATGTTCACATCTTCTTGGGCATACTTTGGTGGCATGACTTGTTCCATCAATATCCTGATGGTGTATGCCTTCTGCAACTGGCACGACGTGTCCTGGGGCACCAAGGGCTCGGACAAGAGCGAGGCGTTGCCAGAAGCCCAGACCAAGAAGGACGATACCAAGTCCAACTTCATCGAAGAAGTGGACAAGCCGCAGGCCGATATTGACAGCCAATTCGAGGCCACTGTCAAACGTGCGCTGGCGCCGTTTATCCCTCCCGAGGAAAGCCACGAGAAGAGTATGGATGATTCATACAAGGCGTTCCGTACGAaccttgtccttctttggATCTTTAGCAATCTCATCTTGACGCTGTGCATTACTAGCGAAGGGATTGATCGATTCTGCTTGACT AATAAATCGACGGTTCGCACCGCCAACTACTTCGCGGCCATTCTGTGGACGACGGCAGGCCTGTCAATTTTCCGATTCCTTGGCTCCCTTTACTTCCTTGCCAAGTCCGGCATTCTCTGCTGTGTCTCTCGTCGCTGA
- a CDS encoding N amino acid transport system protein produces the protein MGHDDVSSGNDSSMVMESVGEKKMVQRDDPPTFDKDLVGEMSEAERHVIDHGIQKFSRLGWKRLTVVLIVEAIALGSLSIPSTFAKLGMVAGVISCVGLGFVAIYTSYIVGQVKLLFPEVANYADAGRLMWGRFGYELMNLMLALQLILLTGSHCLTGTIAFQNITESGICSVIFAVVSAIILFLLAVPPSFTEVAILGYVDFASIVIAIGITIIGTGVQSTNAPGGLEAVNWSAWPKPDLNFTEAFIAISNIIFAYSFAMCQFSFMDEMHTPSDFPKSIWTLGLTEIVIYTVTGATIYAFVGEDVQSPALLSAGHTLSRIAFGVALPVIFISGSINTVVFGRLVHGRIFANSPVRFINTKMGWITWLAIIAAATVVAFIIAEVIPFFNDLLSLSSALFISGFSFYFPALMWFLLIRKGSWTEPRNLMFGILNAFILIIGLVILVAGTYTSIADIVSTPIELPGPTNA, from the coding sequence ATGGGTCACGATGATGTATCGAGCGGGAACGATTCCAGCATGGTCATGGAATCGGtaggagaaaagaaaatggtcCAGCGGGATGACCCTCCCACCTTCGACAAGGATCTTGTCGGGGAGATGAGTGAGGCGGAGCGACACGTCATCGATCACGGCATTCAGAAATTCAGCCGTCTCGGATGGAAACGACTCACGGTGGTCCTCATCGTGGAGGCCATTGCTTTGGGAAGTCTGTCCATCCCGTCCACTTTTGCCAAGCTGGGCATGGTGGCCGGTGTGATCTCTTGTGTGGGACTAGGTTTCGTCGCTATCTACACCAGTTACATTGTCGGTCAGGTGAAGCTGCTCTTCCCCGAAGTCGCCAACTACGCCGACGCGGGTCGCTTGATGTGGGGTCGGTTCGGATACGAATTGATGAACCTGATGCTGGCGCTGCAGTTGATTCTCCTCACCGGATCACACTGTCTGACCGGTACTATCGCCTTCCAGAATATCACCGAGAGTGGCATTTGTTCGGTTATCTTTGCCGTAGTCTCGGCAATTATCTTGTTCCTGCTGGCAGTTCCCCCTAGTTTCACCGAGGTTGCCATCCTCGGGTACGTGGATTTTGCATCGATTGTTATCGCCATTGGTATCACCATCATCGGCACCGGCGTGCAATCGACCAATGCGCCAGGTGGACTTGAGGCCGTGAACTGGTCGGCATGGCCTAAGCCGGACCTGAACTTTACGGAGGCGTTTATTGCTATTTCCAACATCATCTTCGCGTACAGTTTCGCTATGTGCCAGTTCTCCTTCATGGATGAGATGCACACGCCCTCGGATTTCCCCAAGTCGATCTGGACCCTCGGTCTCACTGAAATTGTCATCTACACCGTGACCGGCGCGACTATCTACGCCTTTGTCGGCGAGGACGTCCAAAGCCCTGCGCTGCTCTCGGCTGGACACACCCTTAGCCGCATTGCCTTTGGTGTGGCTTTGCCTGTGATCTTCATCAGTGGTTCCATCAACACCGTTGTCTTTGGTCGTCTTGTGCacggtcgtattttcgccAATTCTCCCGTTCGATTCATCAACACCAAGATGGGCTGGATCACGTGGTTGGCGATCATTGCCGCAGCCACCGTCGTCGCCTTCATCATCGCCGAGGTGATCCCCTTCTTCAACGActtgctctctctttcgtCGGCGCTGTTCATTTCCGGATTCAGTTTCTACTTCCCTGCGCTGATGTGGTTCCTCCTGATCCGCAAGGGCAGCTGGACTGAGCCTCGCAATCTGATGTTTGGCATCCTCAACgccttcatcctcatcatcggatTGGTTATCCTGGTGGCCGGCACTTACACCAGTATTGCTGATATCGTGAGTACCCCCATTGAATTGCCTGGCCCCACCAATGCATGA
- a CDS encoding putative 4-hydroxy-2-oxoglutarate aldolase, whose product MSSSSTISPQPHVPPAGVWCPAVTFFDRESDALNLSAQSRYFAYLSQTGLAGLVILGTNSEAFLLTRKERAQLIATARAAVGPHFPLMAGVGAHSTKQTLELARDAAAAGANYVLVLPPAYFGKATNMTVVKRFFAQVAAQSPLPVVLYNFPGVCNGVDMDSETITAIVRESAASNPNGRSNVVGVKLTCGSVGKITRLATTFTPAEFATFGGQSDFLIGGLAAGSAGCIAAFANVFPKTASRIYTLYQQGDRDKAWKLQGQAALAESAIKSGIASTKYAVAYWTAPLAEIAGAEELLHPRHPYEPVGPAAKETVHKTMAEVGAIEKSL is encoded by the coding sequence atgagCTCCTCATCTACAATCTCCCCTCAGCCGCACGTTCCCCCCGCGGGGGTCTGGTGTCCTGCCGTCACCTTCTTCGACCGCGAGTCAGACGCCCTGAACCTCTCCGCGCAGTCACGGTACTTTGCCTACCTGTCACAGACAGGCCTGGCAGGGCTGGTCATTTTGGGCACCAACTCAGAGGCCTTTTTGTTGACGCGGAAGGAACGCGCCCAGTTGATCGCCACCGCGCGCGCGGCCGTGGGACCTCACTTCCCACTAATGGCCGGCGTGGGCGCTCACTCGACCAAGCAGACTCTGGAACTGGCTCGGgatgccgccgccgccggtgCCAACTACGTCCTCGTACTCCCTCCCGCCTACTTTGGTAAAGCGACCAACATGACGGTCGTCAAGCGATTCTTCGCCCAAGTCGCAGCCCAGTCTCCGCTCCCCGTTGTGCTGTACAATTTTCCCGGTGTGTGCAACGGGGTTGACATGGACTCCGAGACCATCACGGCCATCGTGCGCGAGTCGGCCGCTTCCAACCCCAATGGACGATCGAACGTGGTCGGTGTGAAGCTCACATGTGGCTCGGTGGGGAAGATCACTCGACTGGCGACGACGTTCACGCCGGCGGAGTTTGCTACCTTTGGAGGTCAGTCGGACTTTCTCATTGGAGGACTCGCGGCAGGTAGTGCGGGTTGCATCGCAGCCTTTGCCAATGTCTTTCCCAAGACGGCCTCGCGCATCTACACGCTTTACCAACAAGGGGATCGCGACAAGGCCTGGAAGCTTCAGGGGCAAGCGGCTCTGGCTGAGAGTGCGATCAAGAGTGGGATTGCCTCGACCAAATATGCCGTGGCCTACTGGACAGCTCCCCTGGCGGAGATTGCGGGTGCAGAAGAACTGCTTCACCCGCGCCATCCGTACGAGCCCGTGGGACCGGCAGCCAAGGAGACTGTTCACAAGACTATGGCCGAGGTGGGTGCAATCGAGAAGAGCTTGTAG